Genomic segment of Malus domestica chromosome 15, GDT2T_hap1:
CAGCATCGTTGGTTTTGGGGTCTAGAGCATTTCCATAAGATTCTTAAATGAGCACTTAGCAAGTGTACATAGTGGAAGGGGGAAATTGAAGCTCAAGTAGGCTCCCTATGTTACtatatattttggaaaattACTTTTTTGGTTCTCTATAGTAGTCATTAAGCATACTTTGAGtctgagaaaatattaaattgTCATATTTTCAGAAGGTAAATAAGATTAATAGTTAGAAGTTATTCAGTtggttaaaaatatttatttatacttttgagattttgagtttatttttcatttacaTAAGATCACttgtataaagaaaaaaatttggttaCTCACATTTCACACCTATAGGTTTGAGGTGATTTTTAAAATTGATCATGAGATTTCAATTTTCTCACATTGCACCTTAAGATTTAAAAGTTGTATCAATTTATACATGTGCCTTAATTATGTCTGTTTTAATGTCTAATCTTCTATTAAATTAAGGACATGCCACCCATTTCTAGGATGACATATAAGCCACACTTttgctttttggagcaaaatgtgtGATTATTTGTTATTCTGGGATACATAACTTTGTTTTGAGAGAAGTCGAAGCTCCATGGTgagttatttttgtttatgtagTGCAAATGTGGCTTCCACGTATAACTTGGAACCATTTTTAGGAAGTCATATAAGCCACACTTAcactttttggagcaaaatgtgtGATATTATTTGCCATTTTGGAATACACAACATTGATTTAAGAGAAGTCAAAGCTCCATGATgagttttttttgttgatatagTGCAAATGTGGCTTTCACGATAGCCGAGAAACGGGTCTCAAATTCACAACGCATCAATTTAATGAAGGACCAAAAGGTTGAATAATCTAAAggcataaaaaaattcaaaaccttATATGGTGTAATATTGAGAAAATTTGAACTATATGAACAATTTTGTAAATCACTAAAACTTGAAAGGTGTAACATGTAAGTAGTCCTATTGTAAGTTCGGAACCTATTTCCAACTTCGTCGGGCCAAATAAGGTTTCATCGCTTCTATATTTGCCCGATCATATTTTGTAGGGCAATGTTCATTGTGCAAAACCCGTCGCTCAAAAGTTTGCCCGACAAATTATAGTAATATGGTGGACAAATTATACTTACTCGACGAAATGTATCCATCGAGTGAATTGTGTTCACCTACTTAGCCTGAAGAATGGAACTTGCCTGACAAAATGACATCGTCGGGCCTTCgtagataaaaaaaacaatttaaaagtcATTTGCCAGACTAAATAGTTGTCGGgcaatcatttaaaaaaaaaagacacaaaATACAtgctcaacaaaaaaaattcaaactttaaataaatgatttatttttaattatatttaaataaaaatcacaatattataaaatatttaattatagtaGAACGAAAATATTCATACAAATGTATGTAAAATATCTTAAACAAACTATTACTGGGTGGATGGTGGGATGGCAGTTGAACGTCGCTCAGAGGATCGGGAAGGCGAATGCTAGAAGTTGTCATTGTCTATGTTATCCCAGCAATGTACCGCTGAAACTCCTCATCTCGTTGGCTATACGCTTCTTCTTGCAAGCATTCATCTTCCCAAGCTTCTTCGTCCCGCTAGCATAAGGCCACTAACTCCATCTCCAGCTTCCCAAGATTCATCTTCCTCGAGGTACCGAAACTCGACCCGCTCCTAAGCCGCGTATCTCTTTGCATTTCCTTCACCTAACCCAATCCACCATCAACTGTAAAAACACCCTTAGATCACGTGTCAACTACTCCATTAGTGTGAGTCGACAAGCTATTGACTTTTAGGCTCTCTCGTGGATGCAGTGGGTCGTAATCGACCAAGATATTGTTTTCCATTATGCTAGTGATTCAATTTAAGGACAAGCCTTTACATATCCCCACACCTTGACCTTTTTCTCGACTGGAGTTTTGTATCTCCTTTCGGGCGTACGGCGGCCTAATAGGCATCGGCCTCAACGATGTCAATAGGGGGTTGGGATGGCACAGCTTAATGTTGCCTCAGGTTGTGAACATGCCTAACAGATCGAGGCACCCGGCCTGATGAAGCAGAGTGGGGCTAGTCCCCGACTCGACAGTGGCCTCCTGGGTGTCGTTAAGCATCTCTGGTGCCAGCTTACTCTAGCCTAAACCAGAGGCAAAGCAGCGGTCactatggaaagaaaaaaaaaaacaataatttctAAATTCCtaaaaatttcccttttttcctacaaatttcacaaattccAATTTTCATACAAATTTTAGACTTTCACATATTGCCCACAATATTCCTACAATTTTCAAATATTCTTCAATTTTCACATATTTCTACAAACTTCATAATATTCCTACAATTTTCACAATGTTCCTACAATTTTACAATATTCCTACAAATGTCACAAATTCTTACAGGTTTCACAAATTCATCACAACACAAGATTTTGCACATGTAATTGATATAAATGAAACAGATGAGCAAACATACCTTTGGTTATTGGGTAAAAGATGTCAACAATAGCTACTAGACATTATTGGTATAGACAATAGACTTGTAATTATTCCTCTAGCTAGCCATCATTACTTTGCTTTCCTTTTCTCCTTATTTTCCTCTTCTATGTTTTCCTCATGTAATCATCATTTGGCTTGTCCACTTGTTAGGACTAGTTGTGTAGTTTTTGGCCCTCTATAAGAGAGGACTTCCcttttgtaaataaataataatgaaGTATATTACAACTTCTgagatggtatcagagcagtcgATCATGACTAACTCTTGaacctcaaaaacataaaaaagctTCCGCCATATCATATCTCAATCATCAtatcacttttatttttatttcaacttCATTGATCTTAAGCCTATACAATGGCTAGTGATGATGAAGTATCAGACCCACCAATTCAGTCATTCACACCAGGTGAATCAAACTCCACCACACAAGTGGTCACCATTCAAAATGATAATTCCAATTTCTCTGCAGGAATTAAACTTGATGAGAACAACTATTCTCTATGGCATCAAGTCATAGAGATGAAAATTGCTGGTCGAGAAAAACATGGGTATCTTTCAGGTGATACCAAGCAGCCTGCAATCACAGACCCACTGTATAACAAGTGGCGAGCTGAAAATTGCCAAGTCAAAAGTTGGTTATTTGATGTTATTACACCCAATCAGATGAAGCGGTTCATCCGTTACGACACAGCCATGCAGGTATGGGATGCCATAAAAAAGACTTACTCAGATGGCTCTGATGAAGCCAAAATTTATGATCTTCATAAAAGGTCATTTACCATGAAGCAAAATGGAGCTCCTATTGCTAACTATTACAGCAATCTCACCGATATTTTTCAAGAACTTGATCAACTTAGTCCTACTAACATGAAGGACCCAGATGATATCTTATTAAGGCAGCAAGAAATTAAGCGACTTCGAGTCTATATTTTTCTTGCAGGATTAAACAACAAGTTTGATCAAATTCATGGTGATATTTTGAGGATGGAGCCCAAACCTGGTCTTGAAGGAGCATACTCTCATGTCAAACGTGAAAGCAATCGACAAGGAACCATGTCAGAAAGTGCCACCATGCCTGAAGCTACTGTGCTCTTTGCCATAAATTCTTGATCTCCACAAGGACCTCGACTTCAAAACATAAACTCCTCAATAGCTGATCGATTTCGTAATCGACCACCTATGCAGTGGACAAAATGCGGATTGAAAAATCATATTATTCAAGGCTGTTATGAGATTATTGGCTATCCAGAAGGATGGGTTCACAAAGGACGAAAGAAGGAATCCAGCAGAGCATCATTCACCACCTTTGAGTCTTCTCAAGATGTTAGCTCATATGACCATGTCCCAAAAGCCTTGAACACCTCAGGTATATCTAATTCTACATCCGCTAATACTTATAATAAATCGTGGATTATTGATACAGGTGCCACAGATCACATGACATCTGATGCTAACGTTTTTCACTCACTAAAAACAGCCAACCAGACATTCATTACCAGTGTCAATGGTTCAATCTCTCCAGTTACTGGAGAATGCTCTCTTTCATTAACTTCCTCACTCAATCTTGATCATGTCCTAGTTGTACCATCCCTAGATTACGATCTTTTATCTGTTTCTCACATTATTAACTCCCTTAATTGTTCTGTTTCTTTTTTGCCACTATATTGTCTTTTCCAGGATCTGCTCACCAGGGCCGTGATTGGTTGTGGTACTAGAAGAGGCAATAGATTGAGTCAAGTGCATCATGTAAGCAGAGACGAATCAACCCGAATGAAGAAGATTTGGTTATGGCACAGGCGATTAGGACATCCCTCATTTGGTTATCTTAAACTTTTATTCCCTTAACTTTTTCCCCAATTCAAAGAATCCGATTTCCATTGTGAAATTTGTATTTTGGCCAAAAGTCATCGTGTTTCCTATCCATTAAGATTAAATAAAAGTTATGTGCCATTCATGGTCATTCATTCTGACGTTTGGGATCCTGCCAGAATTCTTACCACTTTTGGATTTAGATGGTttgtgacatttatagatgactGTATTAGAATGACCTGGGTATTTCcaatgaagcacaagagtgaagTTCCTACCAAGTTCAATATTTTTCATCAATATGTTGCAACTCAGTTTGACAAGAAAATTCAGACACTCAAGTCTGATAATGGAGGAGAATATGTCAATCATGCTCTACAAAACTATTTGCAAGAGCATGGTATTGTTCATCAAACCACATGTGCCTAtacacctcaacaaaatggtgtagcaAAGAGGAAGAATTGACATCTCTTAGAAGTGGTTCGTGCATCTTTATATGGTGCCAACATGCATCATAAGTTTTGGGGGGAGGCACTGTGTTCTGCAACATATCTTATAAATCGAACACCATCCAGTACTCTTCAATATCAAACACCATTCCAAACATTTAACCACCTTTTCACCATTCCATCTATCCCAAACTTAGAACCACGTGTCTTTGGGTGTGTGGCTTATGTACAGGTTTATCCACATCAACGGGGGAAGTTTGATCCATGTGCCCTCCAGTGTATATTCTTAGGTTATTCTGATACAAAAAAGGGATACAAATGTTTTCATCCTCCTACCCAAACTCTATACATCACTGCAGATGTCCAGTTTCAAGAAGGAGAAACATATTTTTCAAAGGGAGACATTAAGTATCCCTTTCAGGAAAAGAATAGTATGTTTGAAGAGGATACCCAAGACATTAGCAACATTAAAATTGTTGCAGAAATTTCAAAAACTGAGATAAATGTTGATAAGTCGGCAGACAACTGTAATCAAACAATACATGCAGAAACAGAATCATCGACTCCAACATCAGACACAAAAGTACATCCAGCAACATTAAGTCCAGATGGCTTGGGATTACCTTCTTCGACAGTACCACATGATCAATCAGCCCCTGAACACAATCAACAGGTAACTGATCAATCTAATTCTATTGAGATCGTACCTGAGTCAAGTCAAATGGAGTCCACTAATTATCAACTTCTCCCTCGAAAATCTCGAGGGATTCCTAAACAATTATATGATCCTGATCTTAGAGCCAAGGTTAAATACCCAATTGCTAACCATGTGTCCCTCTATAGGCTATCTACATCATGTGAGGCATTTGTAAATCAATTATCCACTGTATCTATTCCTTGTAGTGTAGAGGATGCTATGAAAGATCCTAGGTGGACTCatgcaatgaatgaagaaatagAGCCACTCCAGAAAAATTCCACTTAGGAGTTAACTAACCTACCCAAGGGGAAGAAATTAGTTGGTTGCAGGTGGATATACACAGTAAAATTCAATGTAGATGGCACTATTGAGCGATACAAAGCAAGATTAGTGGCAAAAGGCTACACGCAGACATATGGCATTGACTACGGAGAGACTTTTGCCCCTGTAGCTAAGATAAGCATTATTCGTGTACTCTTATCCCTAGCAACAAACCTTGACTGGCCTTTGCAACAATTCGATGTCAAAAATGCTTTCCTACATGAAGATTTAGAAGAAGAAGTTTATATAGAGCTTCCCCCATGATGCAAGCTGGATCCCAATCAAACCAACAACGTTTGTAAACTAAAAAAGTCGTTGTATGGTTTAAAGCAATCACCGAGAGCTTGATTTAGGAGATTTACCAAATCGATGAAATTTTTCGGATACAAGCAAAGCTACTCAGATCATACTCTTTTCTTAAAGCATTAAAAAGGTAAAATCACTGCTCTTAttgtatatgtggatgacatggtGGTTACAGGAAATGATCCAGAAGAGAAGGCAGCACTGCAAAAGTATCTAGCaagtgaatttgagatgaaagatctcggTGCTTTAAAGTATTTCTTGGGCATTAAGGTGGCCCGCTCACAACAAGGAATATTTCTATCACAACGGAAATATGTTCTTGATATTTTGATGGAAACTGGGATGCTAGCATGCAAACCAACAGATACCCTAATTGAGCTGAATCACAAACTTGGTGAATATCCTGATCAGATACCTACCAACAAAGAGAGATATCAACGAATTGTTGGTAAGCTAATATATCTTGCACATACTAGATGAGATATAGCATATGCAGTCAGCATGGTAAGCCAGTTTATGCATGCACCAAGTGAAACACACATGGATGTTGTAAACTGTATCTTGAGGTATTTAAAGTCAGCTCCTAGGAAAAGATTAATGTTttcaaaacatgatcatctagaCGTTAAAGGCTacactgatgctgattgggttgGTGATGTAACTAACAGACGATCAACATCAAGATACTTTGTTATTGTTGGAGGAAAACTAGTCTCTTGGcgtaataagaaacaaaaggtTGTTGCTAGATCAAGTGCTGAAGCAAAATATTGGAGCATGGCACATGGAGTATGTGAACTGCTTTGGGTGAAGAATTTACTGAGAGATTTGGGATTTAGGCCCAAGCATGCTATACCTCTacattgtgataacaaggctgcAATTGACATTGCTCACAATCCGGTTCAACATGATCGAACCAAACATGTGGAGGTGGATAgacattttattaaagaaaaaattgaggCAATACTTattgaagttccatttgttaaatcTGAAGATCAATTAGCAAACATGCTCACCAAAACAGTCACAAGTTCAGTATTTCACAACTCACTAAGCAAGTTGGGTATTCATGACATCTATgtaccaacttgagggggagtgtcaACAATAGCTGCTAGACATTATTGGTATAGACAATAGACTTGTAATTATTCCTCTAACTAGCCATCATTACTTTACTTTATAGCTAACCATCATTACTTTACTTTATAGCTAGTCATCATTACTTTGatttgctttctttttctccttaTTTTCCTCTTCGATGTTTTCCTCATGTAATCATCATTTGGCTTGTCCACTTGTTAGAACTAGTTGTGTAGTTTTTGGTCGTCTATAAAAGAGGACTTCCCTCttgtaaacaaataataatgAAGTACATACacacaagtttgacggttgggttGTTCAAATTAGTTCTGTAAATTGTGTATCCAGTCAAAACAACGTGTTcaacaaacatttaaagtttattcTATACTTCTGTTAAGtagaacataagattttatggtaacTACTAATGTAaacattttaaattgatgatcgggTTCGTTTAATGTATCCATCTAGGGTTGATGAGCATCcttgcaaaaaataatcaaaattatagCGAAAATAATTGTTAAATCGTGATGATATGTTCTAACCATCAAAGAATTTCGTCTTGTTACCTAATCCTCAAAAGTTTGTTTTTGGAGaatttggtgtatgcgatctcagaGTATATACCAACAAGTTTGACAATTGGATCTTAGAGTTTATTATATACTTATGTTAAGTAGAacgtaagattttgtggtaaccGCTAGTCAAAATATATTAACTTGATGATCGGGTCTATTCATTGTATTCTTCTAGGGTTGATGAGtatccttgcaaaaactcatcaaaatcagagctaaaataatTGTTAAACCGTGAGAATATGTTTCTAGCCGTCAAAGGAATTCGTCTCGCTACCTAATTATCGAAAATTGCATTTAGATGAGTTTTGGCATATGccatctcgaagtatataccaACTACATTGAcgattggattgttgaaattaattttgcaGATTGTGAAAAACATCGAAGGAATTGGATATACCAAAATGTCACTCACCTTTGCCTGATAGAAAATTTAGTTTTGCCTAATGAACGTTAAACCCTAATCCCTAAATCATGAAATATACCTTTGCCCGATTAAATTTGAAGAGTTCGTCGCTTAAATGGTGGCATATGATGCTCTAATTTTTTCCCTTGGCCTAAAAACCTTGCCCATCGAACGTTGTTCTTTGGGCAAAAGGCTCTGAAAAAACCAAGACAACTAACTCGTTTTCAATACAAAGGAATAGCAAAACCAACCCAGTGGGCTGGTCAATCTCATAAATCTTCTCGTCCGGCAAACCAGAGACGGACGACCACGGTCCCGACCTTATTAGCACCGAAGGTATACAAATCAACGAACCCCAAAACCTACTTTCTTTTCTAACAAAATCAACCAAGCCTAACCGGTCACGACATGTTGTTGATATTGATTGAGTTTGGAATGTTGACCACTTTTACCCACGAACTTTTTTAATATGTCGAAAGTTACTTTATCCAACGAAATATGATTTGTAGGGAAAATGGTAATTTCTGGTAGTGACACTTActctttttggagcaaaatgtgtGATTATTTGTCCTTTTTGGATACACAACATTgatttaaaagaaattgaagctCCATGATGAGTTATTTTTATTCATATAGTGCACATGTAGCTTCAACGTTAGCCCATAAATGGGTCTCAAATTCACAACGCATCAATTTAATGAAGAACCTGAAGGTCAAATAAtctgaaagcataaaaaaaaatatggcgtAATATTGAGAAAATTGGAATATATGATCAATTTTGTAAATCAACTAAAACCTGATAGTGTAAAATGTGACTAGTCTAAAAAATAATGATTAGCTAATTACAATCTTTGCTATTGCAATTAGAATCCATTTAGAATTTCTACTTAGTAGGAGGGGGAAAATGGAGACCAACTTATATTTAACTTGTTATTGCACATGAAATCTCCTTCAATAAATTAATGATATGTGTAAATTTCTGAACACATATCTTTAGTTTATTGAATAAAGTCGTTATGATAAGTGGTAAATCTATTTTAGATGTCTTTTATAGGAAGAAGTAGTGTTCACACTCACACTCAATATTGGATCAGAAATAGTTATCATGCATCATAAACAGATTAGGTAATGCAGCCAAAAGTTCTCTTCTCTTATAACTCTGTCAAGTCCCAACTCAAATATAGCTGGTATCCTATGGTAGTACGTGAACCGCATTTGTTGTCCAATAAATCAAAGAGTAATGTtaaagagactaaatttgtagataaagttttaaaaacaaatagacatggaagttgatgattagtttatcacttaaacgttgataaacgtacTCATTACTATttgtgacacattatttagtttgtaactttaatctacaaatttagtctcatAACATTACCCTAAATCAAAACCCCGTTTTCCATAAAACCCGCTTTTTCTTTCCCTTCCCGGTCCCAGCATTTCTTGTCTGCCCTCGCCACTTCCAAGCCcacttttttttaatcattataCTTCCTTACCCCTCACCCTTACCACTTACCTtaccccctcccccccccccccccccacccccttctctctctctctctctcacacacaacTTCTAGCTCTATATATGGTGTATTATTGGATTATTACATAACCTATCTACACAGCAAGGAATGGTTGAGAGagaagaaagtgcaatttgcaAAAGCTGCTGAGCTTGGTTTGTTCAAAGGAAGGAGGATTTCTTAATTCAGTGATAATTGCATCCAGCTGATACTAAGCGACATGACGAGCTGCGTCGATGTTGCGACTGAGCAACTCTGTTACATCCCTTGCAACTTTTGCAGTATTGTACTCGCGGTATCGATCTCTATCTATCTATCCATATATCTCTCTGAtattttcctctttcttctttctttaatgGAAGATCTGCTTTTCAGTGATCTTCTCAAAACCCACTTTACCTATCTTATTTCTTCCATATATATCTTTCTAGCATATATACAAGAAGCAAAAGCAAATCCGATCCTCAGAAATTAAAATcaggttttaattaatttttggtCAGAGTTTGGTGTTTTTTCAGTGGTGAAATCAAATGGTACACAATTTGATAGTTTAACAAAGagggtttcttttgttttgttttaatcagCGAGCTAGGTATATACAGTCAGGTCTCCATCGTTGGACTttactttttcttcttcttttgcagTCAAAGAAAAGTCATACCTGAAGGTCGTCCTGAAACGCTTAagaccagagagagagagagagttgattgGTTAATTTATGTTTTGTTGCTGTAAGTTAATGGTGCTTCTTTTTAACATAAAATACAAGAGGGTTTGAGGATAATCCACTGACAAGGACAAGTCCTCCCTTTGATTTCTTCACTCTCTGACCTTTTTTGTTACTAAAAACACTACATCGTCTCGTCCAAACTCATCACCTTCTTTTATTTCTGATAGCCTGATGGGGAAGACAGAAAATGAAGCCTTCTTCTCTCACTCTCTGTGGTGTTCTTTCCTATGAAAACTCCCCTCACAGCAATCTGAAAAGGAATACATAGGGTTTCGAATCTCGccttatgtgttttttttagggaaagaaattagggttttatgcttataaatttataatcaaCTTTACACCTTTCTTTGAGAAAAGAAACATACATAAATTTACCCCAAATAAATAATCCATTTAAGATCTAGCAGTACCCaattcttaatttcttctttcttctattAATTTCTGagaaatgcatttttgcatTTAATTTgatctatttgttttttttttttttttggtaaaatttgaTCTATTTGTTTAATTACTCTTGCAGTCCTGATGTGCAGCTTTTAAATCAGTGTATGATAATTTTTGGGTGCAATTAACGAGCTGAGAAACATGTAAGAAGATACATATATTAATATAGGTCCGCTCATGTAGTGGTGATAATTTTGTCAGGTGAGCGTTCCATGCAGCAGCCTATTTGACATTGTGACCGTCCGATGCGGGCGCTGCACCAATTTATGGTCCGTGAACATGGCCGCAGCCTTTCAGTCACTGTCCTGGCAAGATGTTCAGGTGTGCTTTTTCccctatttaattatttgttattAACTAATTctacgaaaataattaattattcattcaattaaagGAGTTAATATTAGAATCCCTCTCTGAAATCTAGGGCTAGCTTCTTCTGGGTATTACTTCTTTTTTTAGGAAATCGAAGACTCGAGGATCTAACATAAATCGATCGAGTATTTCAAAGCATTTTGCAGTAGTGCAGAAACCCTAAGTCGGTTGCTCAGACAGCAGCCGCCATAACCCACAATCCAATACCTAAATTTTTGCTTTTTTAAGATGCAGGTCAGGGCCTGTGCCCTCCTGACGAACAATTGTTGCTTGTGTATCCGATTGCACCAAAACATTATCTGTTATGAGCAACAtgattaatatatttttattaattttaatataaGACAATAAAATgtgttataattttaataaaataataaatacaatTTTACGGTTTTCTGTTACACCAagcaatctcttctttcttAACCATCTAAcgcattttcttttttgtcaatTAATCAACGTTTATagtctctttttcttttgcttgatTTGATTGAACGATTGAATGATAGGGTTCTTAGGTTCATTGATTTCTTTTCTATCAACTTTGTCCTCTACTGTGCAAACACAAACCTTACACAGTTTGATTTATTTTCCAACCAACTGTCAATCTGGGTTTTATATGCTTTATTTTATATGACAGTCTTAACTGATTCAAACCTATCAAGCTGCTCTTCTTTTCGTGCTCCCGCCgcccgccccccccccccccctctctctttgTCAAAAAAACCGAGCCCGGCCACCTGGTAGGGTAGCTAACTAGCCATAAATGTATAaggtaaaaattaaataattaattacttGACAAGCTCTCTAttcattacaaaatattaggTTTTCATTCCAATTTTTTCTACTCCgctatttaaaattttattcatttttaattttttatcaaggtacttaaattttaataaacatcattaatttttcaataataaaatattttttttatttctaaatatattcgtGTTAGAAACCttacatttggtatatttatatttatgattaaattttttatcatatatttttatttttagtttgtacccatttttaatttgcaaccatttttttattttgtaccaattttcttttcagttttaatttgtacccatatatttattattttttatgcccatattttttaaacttttttttaatttatttgtacccattttaattttgctaaatgtacccatgctaattatatgtattattttatgttttaaaatatatcaatagttatttttaaaatgtgttaataattatgtgggtacattatttttttgctataatttCTGTGAACAACAATATTActctaaaattgatttttaaagtatttattatattttaaaaatatgatttgatttgtttaaattttataatttgtgggacattaaatgcataaatgcatgagttaaATCTCTTAAATGAGGCTAAGGATCtcgatcaaaatatttaaataaataaggtTTCAGTCTAACAATTAGGTTGATTAGGGACCGGAATCAAAATGACCCTAAAAAAACTGGtttcatttatttaatttcatgGTTGGTGATGTTTAACTAATGAATACCGTTCTTATAAAAAGATTGATCTTCTTGATTTTGTGTTATGCATTTAATTGATCTTCTTGATTT
This window contains:
- the LOC139191695 gene encoding uncharacterized protein, which codes for MASDDEVSDPPIQSFTPGESNSTTQVVTIQNDNSNFSAGIKLDENNYSLWHQVIEMKIAGREKHGYLSGDTKQPAITDPLYNKWRAENCQVKSWLFDVITPNQMKRFIRYDTAMQVWDAIKKTYSDGSDEAKIYDLHKRSFTMKQNGAPIANYYSNLTDIFQELDQLSPTNMKDPDDILLRQQEIKRLRVYIFLAGLNNKFDQIHGDILRMEPKPGLEGAYSHVKRESNRQGTMSESATMPEATVLFAINS